The following nucleotide sequence is from Streptomyces leeuwenhoekii.
TGTTCTGGTTCAACATCGGCGCCCTGTATCCGACGCTCGGGCTCGGCATCCCGTTCGGCCCGGAGTTCGTCACCGTGCGGACGGTCAATCTGCTCGGCCCCACCCTGACCGCCGTCATCGGACTGACCCTGCACGAGGCCGCCTACGCCGCCGAGGTGGTGCGCGGCGGCATCCTCTCCGTGGACCCCGGTCAGACCGAGGCCGCCCAGGCCCTCGGCCTGAGCAGGCGCCGCACCCTGCGCCGCGTCGTCATCCCCCAGGCGATGCGCTCGATCGTGCCGACCGCCGGGAACATGCTGATCGGCACGCTCAAGGGGACCAGCATCGTCAGCGTGCTGGCCGTGCACGACCTGCTCCACTCGGTGCAACTGGTCTACAACCAGACGTACCAGATCATCCCGCTGCTGCTGGTCGCCACGCTCTGGTACATCGCCGTCACCACCGTGCTGAGCGCGGGCCAGTACTACGTCGAGCGGTACTACGCCCGCGGCACCTCGCGCGCCCTGCCGCCCACGCCGCTCCAGCGGTTGCGCGGCCGCCTGGCGGCCGCGGGCGGCCGGGTGCGTACGGCGACGGCGACCGACGCCCGCCCGGTGACCGGCGGTGACCGGTGAGCGCGGCCCCGGCGGCCGTCCTGGCCGTCGTCGGCGCGGGCCCGCGCGCCACCGGCCTGCTGGAGCGCATCGCCGCCAACGCCCCCGAACTGTGGGAGCACGACAGGGAGTTGGTGATCCACCTGATCGATCCGTACCCGGCCGGCCCGGGGCGGATCTGGCGGCACGAGCAGTCACCGCTGCTGCGCATGAACTCGATGGCCGAGGACGTCACCCTCTTCACCGACGAGTCCTCCACCCTCGACGGCCCGGTACGGCCCGGTCCCTCGCTGTCGGAGTGGGCCGCCCAGTTCTCCGGGCGCGGCCCGCGCCACGAGCCGTACGAGGAGCCCGCCGACCCGGAGGTGCTCGCCGAGCTGCGCACCCTCACCGGCACCGACTTCCCCACCCGCCGGGCGCAGAGCGCCTATCTGGACTGGGTGTTCCGCAGAGTCCTGGCCGACCTGCCGCCCCGGGTCACCGTGGTCCGGCACCGTACGACCGCCACCGCGGTCACCGGTCCCCCGGACGGCCCGCAGCGGGTGCGTCTGGCCGGCCGCGCCACCGCGCTCACCGCCGACGTGGTGGTCCTCGCCCAGGGCCACCTGGGCTCGGCGCCCACCGGCGAGCACCGGGCGATGGCCTCCTTCGCGCGCCGGCACGGCCGCTTCCACCTCCCGCCGGCGTTCACCGCCGACGCCGACCTGTCGGGCCTGCGGCCCGGCGAGCACGTCGTCCTGCGCGGCTTCGGACTGGCCTTCGTCGATCTGATGGTGCTGCTCACCGAGGGACGCGGCGGCGCGTACCACACGGCACCGGACGGCACCCTCACCTATCTGCCGTCCGGTCGGGAGCCCGTCCTCCACGTCGGGTCGCGGCGCGGGGTGCCCTACCACGCCAAGATTGGCTACCGGCTCCAGGGCCCCCGGCCCCCGCTGCCGCGCCACTTCGGCCCCGAGGCGGTCGACGCCCTGCTCGCGCAGGACCGCCCGCTGGATCTGCGCCGGGACGTGTGGCCGCTGATGGCCAAGGAGATCGGGTACGGGTACTACCACGAGCTGTTCCACGCCCACCCCGAGCGCACGGCCCTCGCCTGGCCGGAGTTCACCGCCGCCTACGACCGGCTGGACTGGGGCGGCGCCGGCCTGGCCGGCCTCGTCGCCGCGGCCGTGCCCGACCCGGCGGACCGGCTCGACCTCGCGGCCCTGGACCGTCCCCTGGACGGCCTCGTCCTCCCCACGCCGGACGCCTTCCAGGAACACCTGCGCGCGCACATCGCACAGGACGTCGCCCGCCGCGAGAACCCGGAGTTCAGCGCCGACCTCGGGGCGTTCCTCGCCCTGCTCTCCGTCTACGGCTCCCTGCCCCGCCTGGTCGCCGCCGGGCGGCTGACCGCGCGCTCCGTCGCCGAGGACCTCGACGGCTGGTGGCACGGCTTCTTCAGCTTCCTCGCCTCCGGCCCGCCCGGCTTCCGCCTGCGCCAGTTGCTGGCCCTGTCCCGGGCCGGGATCGTCCGCTTCACCGGGGCGGACCTCCGGATCGGCACGGACGAGACCACCGGTACCTTCAGCGCGGCCAGTCCCACCGTCCCCGGCCACACCGTCCACGCCACCGCACTGATCGAGGCGTACGTCCCCGCCGCCTCCCTGGACCGCACCGAGGATCCTCTCCTGCGGCATCTGCACCGGGCGGGCGCACTCGCCGAGGATGTCGTCACCGATCCCTGCCACGTCCACCGCTCGGGGCTGCTCACCGTCTCCCCCGCCGACGGCCGCATCCTCGACCCGGGGCTCGGCGGCCCCCACCCCCGCCGTGTCGCGCTCGGCGCGCCCACCAACAGCCGGGCCGCGGCCGCCTTCGCCCGTCCTCACACCGATGCCCCGGCCTTCCGCCAGAACGACGCGGCGGCCCGGGCCCTGCTGCGCACGCTCGCGGCGACGGCGGGGCACGAGCGGGGGACCGGGACCGCGGACGCCGATCCGGTCAGCCGTCGAATTCGACCGCCGTGCCGTACAGCCGGCGCGCCTTCAGCCGGATGACGACCCGGCGTTCGGCGACC
It contains:
- a CDS encoding amino acid ABC transporter permease, coding for MATSSDTVPAPPGLRRESGPAAGPPRIVPRRHLGRLLSAAAGLLVLAMILNSVVRNDAFQWDVVGRYFTSAAVLDGLLLTLWLTAAVTVLGFLLGTPLAVMRLSGNPVLRTLAWGYVWVFRSTPLLVQLLFWFNIGALYPTLGLGIPFGPEFVTVRTVNLLGPTLTAVIGLTLHEAAYAAEVVRGGILSVDPGQTEAAQALGLSRRRTLRRVVIPQAMRSIVPTAGNMLIGTLKGTSIVSVLAVHDLLHSVQLVYNQTYQIIPLLLVATLWYIAVTTVLSAGQYYVERYYARGTSRALPPTPLQRLRGRLAAAGGRVRTATATDARPVTGGDR
- a CDS encoding FAD/NAD(P)-binding protein, translated to MSAAPAAVLAVVGAGPRATGLLERIAANAPELWEHDRELVIHLIDPYPAGPGRIWRHEQSPLLRMNSMAEDVTLFTDESSTLDGPVRPGPSLSEWAAQFSGRGPRHEPYEEPADPEVLAELRTLTGTDFPTRRAQSAYLDWVFRRVLADLPPRVTVVRHRTTATAVTGPPDGPQRVRLAGRATALTADVVVLAQGHLGSAPTGEHRAMASFARRHGRFHLPPAFTADADLSGLRPGEHVVLRGFGLAFVDLMVLLTEGRGGAYHTAPDGTLTYLPSGREPVLHVGSRRGVPYHAKIGYRLQGPRPPLPRHFGPEAVDALLAQDRPLDLRRDVWPLMAKEIGYGYYHELFHAHPERTALAWPEFTAAYDRLDWGGAGLAGLVAAAVPDPADRLDLAALDRPLDGLVLPTPDAFQEHLRAHIAQDVARRENPEFSADLGAFLALLSVYGSLPRLVAAGRLTARSVAEDLDGWWHGFFSFLASGPPGFRLRQLLALSRAGIVRFTGADLRIGTDETTGTFSAASPTVPGHTVHATALIEAYVPAASLDRTEDPLLRHLHRAGALAEDVVTDPCHVHRSGLLTVSPADGRILDPGLGGPHPRRVALGAPTNSRAAAAFARPHTDAPAFRQNDAAARALLRTLAATAGHERGTGTADADPVSRRIRPPCRTAGAPSAG